The following proteins come from a genomic window of Miscanthus floridulus cultivar M001 chromosome 2, ASM1932011v1, whole genome shotgun sequence:
- the LOC136537934 gene encoding ATP-citrate synthase alpha chain protein 3-like has translation MKLVVKPDMLFGKRGKSGLVALNLDLAQVRQFVKERLGVEVEMGGCKAPITTFIVEPFVPHDQEYYLSIGSERLGSTISFSECGGIEIEENWDKVKTIFLPTEKQMTPDACAPLIATLPLVVTAVVVVVWWWQLWCSGGGGVGGGVLISSIGRGIESNWRVTGFTDWSVAGTTA, from the exons ATGAAGTTGGTTGTGAAACCTGACATGCTCTTTGGGAAACGTGGGAAGAGTGGACTTGTGGCCCTCAACCTAGATCTTGCCCAAGTTCGCCAATTTGTCAAGGAGCGGTTGGGAGTTGAG GTCGAGATGGGTGGCTGCAAAGCTCCAATTACAACCTTCATAGTTGAGCCATTTGTGCCGCATGACCAAGAGTATTACCTTTCGATTGGATCAGAAAGGCTTGGCAGCACCATTAGTTTCTCAGAGTGTGGAGGTATTGAGATCGAGGAGAACTGGGACAAGGTTAAGACTATCTTTCTTCCCACAGAGAAGCAAATGACACCTGACGCATGTGCTCCATTGATCGCCACCCTGCCATTGGTGGTGACGGCGGTTGTtgttgtggtgtggtggtggcagttgtggtgttcgggtggtggtggtgttggtggcggtgtattgatat cATCAATCGGGCGTGGCATCGAATCAAATTGGAGGGTCACCGGCTTCACAGATTGGAGCGTCGCCGGCACCACAGCTTGA
- the LOC136516990 gene encoding uncharacterized protein, whose amino-acid sequence MKTQKQPERQARFEIRDQATGRTQCRELPLCAGSGEGCQWQALPSPVQCEETATRTQDQVSAKEFERQRILFFQWPRSAEEELRESSSKYGGKHSYMVPRGRTVSGKRNGERTCIGESTCIGERTSRVAVMSSCSSC is encoded by the exons ATGAAGACTCAGAAGCAACCGGAGCGGCAGGCTCGCTTCGAAATCCGGGATCAAGCAACAG ggcgtacccagtgcagagagctcccgctctgtgcggggtctggggaagggtgtcagtggcaagccttaccctcgcctgtgcaatgcgaggagaccgcgactcgaacccaggaccagGTTTCAGCAAAGGAATTTGAGCGGCAGCGCATCCTGTTCTTCCAGTGGCCCCGGTCAGCTGAGGAAGAACTGCGAG AGTCGTCTAGCAAATATGGAGGGAAGCATTCATATATGGTCCCCAGAGGAAGAACAGTATCTG GAAAAAGGAATGGTGAGCGCACCTGCATTGGTGAAAGCACCTGCATTGGGGAACGCACCTCCAGGGTTGCAGTGATGTCTTCCTGCTCTTCCTGCTGA